Genomic window (Vitis riparia cultivar Riparia Gloire de Montpellier isolate 1030 chromosome 4, EGFV_Vit.rip_1.0, whole genome shotgun sequence):
TACTGCTACTCTATTCTTGGTTTTAACTTTAATAAgctttttcttttgcatttgaaaTGTTCAACACATCTTACCTTTTTTGTCTGCATGTATTTTTCTAGTTATTACTACGCTGTGGTAGATTGTGATTCCAGTGCTACAGCAGATTACCTCTATAAAGCTTGTGATGGAATTGAGTTTGAAAGATCATCAAATGTTCTGGACTTAAGGTTTATTCCTGACTCAATGGAGTTTAAGCATCCTCCCCACGACATTGCAACAGAGGTATGTTATGCGACCCTTTAATGATAGTAAGAGGCTTATGATAACAAGGACAAAATACCATAATTCTTATCTATTTATCTTCTCTCACTGGTTTTTATATTATCGCTTCTGTTTCTACTTTCTGCTAGCATATGAGTTATTATCGTTGATTATCTTTCTCATCTCTTTACAGACACTTCCATGAAACATCTTACTTCGTACTCCCGACTTCCATGGTCCCTAAGAGTGTGATTGAATGTTTTTTAGAAGCCATTAATTCTTCTTGGAACcataaaaaagggaaatgatGCAGAAGACGTGGTTGGAAGTTTATTTCTTGatgttttagttgaaaaatctTTCTGAACAGTCCATTCTGGGACCatcatcttaatttttaatagaaattatcAGGATTCTCCAAAATGAGTTGTCAGAAAACTCCACCCTTGCTGGTTTGTATATCCTTTTGGCTCCATTACCACTCTgtttaaagttcatttttttcctgGCCGACTCCTCACTTGTTGTGCTGCTTGTTTTGGTTTCTTTCTATTGTAGTTAGAAATCAAATCAGGCATTTGTGCAACCTGTAATAGCAGTCATCTTTATCTTACAAAGACTATATATTGCATGCTACAATATTTAAACTCCTATAAGCCTCAACACAACTTAAGTCAGTTAACTAATATGAATTGATGGTTtagttgttgaattttttttgtacttGCTTAGGCACCAGCAAAGTATGAGGGTTTGGATTTCCATACTCGAGCACTGCAACACAGTAAAATCCATATTTCTTGGGATGAAGATGAACCTCAACGAGCAAAGACCTTGAAACGAAAATACAATGATGATGAGGTTGGTGAAATTATTTATACATTTGCTTCAGATCAATCTGATAATCTGttacaaattcaacttttaCTGGGTTTTGCAATCTTTATGAAAATTTAGGGTAGAGAAGAGTTCATATCATGCACTCTATTTACTGTGCGATACCAAATAAACGGTTTGCCTAATATATTATATGCTGTCATTTTACTTAAAAGATTGCTGTTTTCTTCTCTTGCTTTACTTTGGTATCCTTCTCTGTGGCTGGGGGGGAAAAGGATTTGTGTATCGGGGAGAGAGAGGAGGGGTGGTGGGTGGGTTTGGTTTGTGATGAAATTCCAAATGAAAGATGCAATAGAATgcaaattccattttcttagaAGAAAACATGAAACTTTTTGGTTTTCTTCCAAAGTTGTAAATGTTGCACAAAAGTTCTCTATGTTGTGTGGGAAATGATTCTGTTCCAACTCAAGGGCCTTCATTTCCTCTTACTGTAGCTTTCCCCCTCATCGGGACAATGCTTTTATTAATTACCCTGATACTGTACTGTCACTTGGACATTTCCTATTCAactaaaaagttcaaaatcatattttaaaatcaaatgaatcAAGAAAAGGGCTCTCTTGTGTGCCAAATGATTAAGATGTGCTTATATTCATGTAGAATATGATATGAACATATAAGTTAGACCTGAAAAGCCAGTTTGCCAAGATTTTACCACATAGATTGTCCTAGTGACAATATATTGGAATTTAAATTGCACATGTAATCTGCTACATGTGTCAATATAAAAATGTGTATGAAAATATCTTGGTGTATTTTGACTGATATCTGAAACCTTGATAGCTGCATTATGACATAATAATGATGATTATAATAATTTGGGCAATGAAAAGCATCAACCAGAAATAGTGATGATATGATGATCAATGGATCTGATAATATACACTTTCTATTGTTGAGTTTGTTTCTCAATGTTAGTACTTTCAATACTGAGTGGTTTTTTTCCATATAGCAAGCTGAGTTGGCAATGAAGGAGTTTTTGGCTTCTGATACCGATGAGAGTGAGACAGATGATAATGAGAACGATGACCAATCTGATAAAGAGCATAAGAGACAAAATAAGTACCTTGCTTTATTAGAGTCTGGGGATGGCTCTGATAGAGATGATGAGGAGGATGGCCAGGATATGGAAGTCACTTTCAATACTGGATTGGAGGATATAAGCAAGCGCATTctagaaaagagagagaaaaagtcAGAAACAGTTTGGGAGGCTTATCTCAAGAAGAGAAGCGAGAAAAGGAAGGCTAGAAAAAATAGGTCCAAGTATTCATCAGAGGATGAGAGTGATGATACTGATCAAGAACTAATGGAACAACCTGATGACTTTTTTGTGGAAGAGCACTCTGCCAAAGGAACTAAGGAGGTAACTCAAGGTAAAAAtgacaagaaaaagaagaagcttCAGCAAGAAACTGGTAAGGAAGCCGAGGTTAGCAGGGCAGAGCTTGAGTTATTGCTAGCTGATGAAGAGGGAGCAGATACCAGTGTGAAGGGATATAATTTGAAACGTAAAAAGAGTAAGGGGAGAAAAGGACAAGAAGCTCCAGATGAAGACAAAATACCAGCTGTTGACTATGATGATCCACGGTTTTCATCTATCTTCACGTCACCTCTCTTTGCTTTAGATCCGACAGATCCACAATTCAAAAGGTATCACCCATGCAGTAATGTAGTTTCCTCTGATTTTCAGAAGCTAGCACTATTGGTATTCCAAATCACTTGTTCCTGGGCTTATAAACGAGGCAATTGGATGATCCTGATCTTCTAATTGCCATGTTTATTCTGATGCTAGAAATCCAAAAATTTTTTGCCCCTGAGATTTGTGGCCATGTTCAGAGATTTGCTTATATTATTGTCATTGGTTAAACATGCTGGTTTTGTTGTTGCAGGAGTGCAACCTATGCTCGGCAGTTGGCGCAGAAGCAGCAGCAGAAGAGTGATGGGGATGCATTGCGGGGAAAGGAGGCAATGAAGTTACAGAAACAAACCCGACCCTCATCTGATGGCCCTGAGGCAAACAAAGACCAGCCCTTGATGTCTGATGTGTTGTCATCAAAGAGAGAGAAGCACGAGCTGTCCTCATTAGTTAGGTCAATTAAGACAAAATCGAAGCAAGTTAAATTGCCCTCTAATGGCA
Coding sequences:
- the LOC117913443 gene encoding pre-rRNA-processing protein ESF1, which encodes MGSKKSNDRKKMEKEEEKVKKESDSAGGAEDRRSKNGGKIVTDARFSSLHSDPRFQKVPKHKSKVEIDSRFNRMFHDKSFTASSAPLDKRGKPKKDRSGNTLSHYYRLEEQEEEEKKKEISSEEDEDENEIRKLSASESDGDSELSGAEYESESDASSTGSDTDEEDDGVYSEEESPAQEENIPVIEQETHRLAVVNMEWRQVKAVDLFMVLSSFLPKDGHILSVAIYPSEFGLKRMEEEAVHGPIGLFDDEKEQSDDDGDNEIDDEKLRAYEKSRLSYYYAVVDCDSSATADYLYKACDGIEFERSSNVLDLRFIPDSMEFKHPPHDIATEAPAKYEGLDFHTRALQHSKIHISWDEDEPQRAKTLKRKYNDDEQAELAMKEFLASDTDESETDDNENDDQSDKEHKRQNKYLALLESGDGSDRDDEEDGQDMEVTFNTGLEDISKRILEKREKKSETVWEAYLKKRSEKRKARKNRSKYSSEDESDDTDQELMEQPDDFFVEEHSAKGTKEVTQGKNDKKKKKLQQETGKEAEVSRAELELLLADEEGADTSVKGYNLKRKKSKGRKGQEAPDEDKIPAVDYDDPRFSSIFTSPLFALDPTDPQFKRSATYARQLAQKQQQKSDGDALRGKEAMKLQKQTRPSSDGPEANKDQPLMSDVLSSKREKHELSSLVRSIKTKSKQVKLPSNGKKPRKSENMLFNKKEEKGQDHELSSLVQSVKKKARVLQK